The genomic stretch TGTCGGGATTGTTGCCGCTGCTGTTGGTGATGACTCTGGCTTATCCGGCTCAGGCGTTGACGGAGGAACAGCGTTTGATTAATGAAGTCTGGCGGATTGTCGATCGGGCTTACGTTGATCCCAGCTATAACCACCAAAATTGGTTTGCTTTGCGGGAAAAAGCGCTGAAGAAGACTGATTTAGAGCGAGAGAATACCTATGAATTGGTCCAGGGAATGTTGGCGGTTTTGGATGATCCGTTTACCCGTTTGCTCAAACCAAATCAGTATCGGAGTCTGCAGACGAGTACTTCGGGGGAGTTGACCGGAGTGGGCTTACAAATTGCCCAGGATGCCGAAACGAAGCAGCTTAAAGTTATTACGCCGATCGCCGGTTCGCCGGCTGAAAAGGCCGGAATTCAGCCGGCGGATCTGATTCTTGATATTGATGGGCGGGCGGCCCTCGGCCTGACGTTAGATGAAGCGGCGGAGCGGATGCGCGGTGAAATTGGCACGGTCGTCAATTTGCAGATTCAGCGCGGCGGTGAGCCTCAGGACTATGACTTGGTGCGCGATCGGATTGAACTCAACCCAGTTGTGGCAGAGTTGCGTCCGGCCGAGGGCAAAAAGATTGGCTATGTGCGGCTGAACCAGTTCAATGCGAACGCCGCTGAAGAAGTGGCGATGACGCTCAAGGACATGGAAAAGCAGGGGGCCAGCGGCTATATTCTTGATTTGCGTAATAACCCGGGTGGGTTGCTCCAAGCGGGCGTCGATATTGCGCGTGACTGGATTGATCAAGGTGAAATTGTGTTTACGGTGAGTCGATCGGGGGCCTTGGATAGCTATGAGGCGAATG from Romeriopsis navalis LEGE 11480 encodes the following:
- a CDS encoding S41 family peptidase; translated protein: MRKLSIGWSTLGAQWQSPFWGRRSLMWVLSGLLPLLLVMTLAYPAQALTEEQRLINEVWRIVDRAYVDPSYNHQNWFALREKALKKTDLERENTYELVQGMLAVLDDPFTRLLKPNQYRSLQTSTSGELTGVGLQIAQDAETKQLKVITPIAGSPAEKAGIQPADLILDIDGRAALGLTLDEAAERMRGEIGTVVNLQIQRGGEPQDYDLVRDRIELNPVVAELRPAEGKKIGYVRLNQFNANAAEEVAMTLKDMEKQGASGYILDLRNNPGGLLQAGVDIARDWIDQGEIVFTVSRSGALDSYEANDSALTQDPLVVLVNKGTASASEILAGALQDNGRATILGEQTFGKGLIQSLFDLSDGSGLAVTVAKYETPTHRDINKLGITPDQVVPMDALTPD